From Tachysurus fulvidraco isolate hzauxx_2018 chromosome 10, HZAU_PFXX_2.0, whole genome shotgun sequence, one genomic window encodes:
- the zbtb22a gene encoding zinc finger and BTB domain-containing protein 22 — MDKTLSSNAPVVQVCFPNVRAQVLDNLNRQREEGRLCDLSIQVQGQVFRAHRCVLAASSPYFHDQVLLKNVSTVSLPSVMDPLVFESVLNSAYTGQLSIVRDDIVNYVTVASFLQMWHIVDKCTDILKRSRPLTQASPGVEPGNSRHQSPSSSDCCLTEPEEQKKPLAGECAALPPLATWRRPQQVPQQGKWGKSKLFLPPQHRAISPPAGEAERGSSPEAANEKRNWVRSRLRESREVDEEDRRRGERWMEADEGVGEELEEEERRAGGCGSGATLKKEGEKGGEGKGAERDKDQEEGFLAAAAHNAEEVLVAAHCPLSGRGQWQPAADWATGPCAQPGGKLMEDAEKDAEEVDFGRFSEGGFEGETYDEIEDGTGQVSQRPLLPLSPGNAGGGMDFVLGPSELSWTSGALSSPSVPPSSSPVPSSSSPPSLTPYAGKVHFCHCGKAFTLKSMRDRHVKMQHLNLRPFACPVCAKSFKMKHHLTKHVKTHGALRPYECTVCGKKIIWRDSFLKHQARCQHLANRSACIDTNEAESDQDKVELEYEGYPGDGHVKMEQGEHEGAPLAHVLKEEDGGSYT; from the exons ATGGATAAAACGCTGAGCAGCAATGCGCCGGTGGTCCAGGTGTGTTTCCCCAACGTGAGAGCTCAGGTGCTGGACAACCTGAACCGCCAGCGAGAGGAAGGGCGACTGTGTGATCTCTCTATCCAGGTTCAGGGTCAGGTGTTCAGGGCACATCGTTGTGTACTGGCGGCTTCATCGCCCTATTTTCATGACCAg GTTCTGCTAAAGAACGTGAGCACGGTGTCTCTGCCGTCCGTCATGGACCCTCTGGTCTTTGAGAGTGTCCTAAACTCGGCCTACACGGGCCAGCTGAGCATTGTGCGTGATGACATTGTCAACTACGTCACAGTGGCCAGCTTTCTACAGATGTGGCACATTGTGGACAAGTGCACGGATATCCTCAAAAGGTCTAGACCCTTGACCCAAGCCAGTCCAGGTGTAGAGCCTGGCAACTCCAGGCACCAAAGTCCCAGCAGCTCAGATTGCTGCCTGACTGAACCTGAGGAGCAGAAGAAGCCCCTCGCAGGAGAATGCGCCGCTCTTCCTCCTCTGGCCACCTGGAGGAGGCCGCAGCAGGTGCCCCAGCAGGGTAAATGGGGCAAATCCAAGCTGTTTCTGCCCCCCCAACACAGAGCCATTTCTCCCCCAGCTGGGGAAGCAGAGCGGGGAAGTAGCCCTGAGGCTGCGAATGAGAAACGCAACTGGGTGCGGTCTCGCCTCCGGGAGAGCAGGGAGGTGGACGAGGAGGACAGAAGGCGAGGGGAGAGGTGGATGGAGGCAGATGAAGGTGTAGGGGAGGagttggaggaggaggagcgaCGGGCCG GAGGCTGTGGCTCAGGGGCAACTCTTAaaaaggagggagagaaagggggagagggGAAGGGTGCTGAGAGGGACAAAGATCAGGAGGAAGGGTTTCTGGCAGCAGCAGCTCACAATGCAGAGGAAGTGCTTGTTGCTGCTCACTGTCCACTTTCTGGGCGTGGTCAGTGGCAGCCGGCAGCTGATTGGGCAACGGGTCCGTGCGCTCAGCCAGGTGGGAAGTTAATGGAGGATGCTGAGAAGGACGCAGAAGAAGTGGACTTTGGCCGTTTCTCAGAGGGAGGATTTGAGGGAGAGACGTATGACGAGATTGAGGATGGCACAGGGCAAGTTTCCCAAAGGCCTTTGCTTCCTTTGTCACCTGGCAATGCTGGGGGTGGAATGGACTTTGTGCTAGGGCCATCAGAGCTTTCGTGGACGTCAGGCGCGCTCTCATCCCCCTCTgtccctccttcctcctctcccGTGCCCTCCTCCTCGTCTCCGCCCTCCCTCACGCCCTATGCTGGCAAAGTGCACTTCTGCCACTGCGGTAAAGCCTTCACGCTAAAGAGCATGCGAGACCGTCACGTCAAGATGCAGCACCTGAACCTGCGGCCTTTTGCTTGCCCCGTCTGTGCCAAGAGCTTCAAGATGAAGCACCACCTGACCAAGCACGTGAAGACACATGGTGCTCTGAGGCCTTATGAGTGCACTGTCTGTGGCAAGAAGATCATCTGGAGGGATAGTTTCCTCAAACACCAGGCGCGCTGCCAACACCTCGCCAACAGGTCTGCCTGCATAGACACCAACGAAGCAGAGTCAGATCAGGACAAGGTGGAGTTGGAGTACGAGGGTTACCCAGGCGACGGACACGTAAAGATGGAGCAGGGAGAGCATGAGGGAGCTCCATTGGCCCATGTCCTGAAGGAGGAAGATGGTGGCAGCTACACTTGA
- the cratb gene encoding carnitine O-acetyltransferase b has product MILETLSRANFALRSRVPVRRVHHPSDLPPPQPVPQLAQTLQRYLLALEPLLPPDELQHTRKTVQRFGSVGGLGERLQGALEKRAKYTHNWLSDWWVQWAYLESRQPLAVHSNPAISLPRRDFSDWRGQLLFAAKLISAVLDFKNKVDSGRLPVEYMRGRPLCMELFPRLFSSCRVPGPKHDNMIHYGRPRRGPAHITVVRNYQFFQLDVYNSDGTPLTQSQIHSQLCRIRAQSWKTDKEPMGILTSDHRHTWGQAYTRLLQDKINKESVRLIEKSLFTLCLDSPVMTICDEKYSSRMAAQILHGGGTYSNSGNRWFDKTLQFVVSEDGSWGLLYEQATAEGLPIATLLDHVLQCCKKPDTVRAPLVPLPMPKKLYFYIDRAIKWDLEMAKQNLNILINDLDISCFNFQHFGKEFPKKLSLSPNSFIQMAIQLAYYRVHGEVCAACDIATLRMFRGGRTDYIRSPTNQTLRFVEAFDDPSLIGEVKVELLREAVEAYSQLTDQALKGQAIDRHLLGLKLQAIEEGLSVPRMFMDTAYGLATHWKLRTGQVPANTDSVMCFGPLVPDGYAVCYNPQPDHIHFSITAFNCCEETNAEKLAVTIESALHDLHGLLQPTA; this is encoded by the exons ATGATTTTAGAGACTTTATCACGAGCAAACTTCGCTTTGCGCTCCAGA gtCCCAGTGAGACGAGTGCATCATCCATCTGATCTTCCTCCCCCTCAGCCGGTTCCTCAGTTAGCTCAGACACTGCAGCGCTACCTGCTGGCCCTGGAGCCGCTCTTACCTCCGGATGAGCTACAGCACACACGTAAGACAGTGCAGCGATTCGGCAGTGTGGGGGGACTGGGAGAGAGACTGCAGGGGGCGCTGGAGAAACGcgccaaatacacacacaactgg ttatcaGATTGGTGGGTTCAGTGGGCGTATCTGGAGAGTCGTCAGCCCCTGGCTGTTCACTCCAACCCAGCCATCTCCCTGCCCCGACGTGACTTCAGCGATTGGAGAGGACAGCTact atTTGCAGCGAAGCTCATCTCCGCTGTGCTCGACTTCAAGAATAAAGTGGacag tgggaGGTTACCAGTAGAGTATATGCGAGGCAGGCCATTGTGTATGGAGTTGTTTCctcgtctcttctcttcctGTCGTGTTCCCGGTCCGAAGCATGATAATATGATTCATTATGGACGCCCACGCCGCGGCCCCGCCCACATCACCGTGGTCCGAAACTACCAG tttttccAGCTGGACGTGTACAATAGTGATGGCACCCCCCTCACTCAGAGTCAGATTCACTCTCAGCTTTGTCGGATCCGAGCTCAGTCCTGGAAAACCGACAAAGAGCCGATGGGCATCCTGACCAGTGACCACAGACACACGTGGGGTCAAGCTTACACACGCCTACTGCAGg ATAAGATCAATAAGGAGTCTGTGAGGCTGATAGAGAAAAGTCTGTTCACACTGTGTCTCGACTCGCCCGTCATGACTATCTGTGATGAGAA ATACTCGAGCAGAATGGCAGCTCAGATCCTTCATGGAGGCGGGACCTACTCCAACAGTGGGAATCGTTGGTTCGATAAAACCTTACAG TTTGTGGTCAGTGAGGATGGATCGTGGGGTCTCCTGTATGAACAGGCCACAGCTGAAGGACTTCCAATAGCCACCCTACTGGATCATGTCCTGCAGTGctg TAAGAAGCCTGATACAGTCCGAGCTCCTCTCGTTCCTCTGCCCATGCCAAAGAAGCTTTACTTCTACATCGACCGTGCCATCAAGTGGGACCTGGAGATGGCCAAGCAGAACCTCAACAT CCTCATTAATGATCTGGACATCAGCTGCTTTAACTTCCAGCACTTTGGGAAGGAGTTTCCCAAAAAGTTGTCTTTAAGCCCCAACTCCTTCATCCAGATGGCCATCCAGCTCGCGTACTACAG agtgcacGGGGAGGTGTGTGCTGCCTGTGACATCGCAACACTCCGAATGTTCCGAGGAGGACGCACCGACTACATCCGCTCCCCAACCAATCAGACGCTGAGATTCGTTGAGGCTTTTGATGACCCCTCCCTCATT gGTGAGGTGAAGGTGGAGCTGCTGCGTGAAGCTGTGGAAGCTTACAGTCAGCTGACAGATCAG gcgcTGAAAGGCCAGGCTATCGATCGCCACCTGCTGGGTCTGAAGCTGCAGGCCATTGAGGAGGGACTGAGCGTGCCCAGAATGTTCATGGACACGGCTTATGGGCTCGCCACACACTGGAAACTCCGCACTGGACAg GTTCCTGCTAACACGGACAGCGTGATGTGTTTCGGGCCTCTGGTTCCGGACGGTTACGCCGTGTGTTACAATCCTCAGCCGGATCACATTCACTTCTCCATCACCGCCTTCAACTGCTGCGAGGAGACCAACGCCGAGAAACTAGCCGTGACGATCGAGAGCGCCCTCCACGACCTTCACGGGTTACTACAGCCGACAGCATAA